CTTTTTTTAATATATCATTCTCCTCTTTGAGGTCCCTATTTTCTTTTTCAAGCTTATGAAATTTTTCATCTTCTGGGCTTAAGTGTCCACTACCTATAAATGGAGCCTTAGGAGATTTTCTATACTTATTTACCCAGCCCTGCATTGTGGTTGGCTTAACCCCTAAATCAGCAGCTACTTTTGACATCGACTCTCCTGTTTTTTCTAATCTCTTTACTGCTTCCATTTTAAATTCAGCACTATAACTTTTATTCATCAAAAATCATCCACCCTTCATTTTTAGTATAGCACGAGTTCCTCGTGTCTAACAAAGGGGGTATGGGTCATTATATCAAAATTATCTATTTTATCTATAGATTATTTGTAAAAGCTTTTTTTTATTTTTAATCCATCCGAATCAGCAAACTCATATAAAAAATTCTAATAGTTGCAATGTTTTACGGTTTCCTATTTTTATTTGGATTGTAGCTTTTGTGCCATTCCTTTACTGAAAGATTATGTTGCTCCATAATACCCCTCCTGATCCATTACAAACCTGTCAAATAATTAGTTCCTATATATTAGCTAACTCAAAAGTATTATAATAGTCATTAATAAGCGATGCCGTTGACATTATCAATTTATGAATTTTACTATAAATTTTAAGGAGATGTTACAAATGGAACTAAACGAAATTATGGATGAACTGAAGTCCCTTGGTAAAGAACGTATGAAAAAAATTTACATGAGCAATGGTGCGAAAGAGCCTGTTTTTGGCGTAACCATAAACGATATGAAGCCGATTTTCAAGAAAATAAAATACAACCAGTCTTTGGCAGAGCAGCTTTATGCAACAGGAAATTATGATGCCATGTATTTAGCCGGTATGATAGCTGAACCAAAGAAAATGGTCGAAGAAGATTTTAACAGATGGATAGATGGCGCTTATTTTTATATGATTTCGGACTTCATTGTAGCAGTAACCCTTGCCGAAACAGATATTGCCTTTTCCGTTGCCGACCGCTGGATTGATAGCGGAAAAGAATTAGAAGTGGCGGCTGGCTGGAGTTGCTACGATTGGCTACTAGGCACTCGTAAAGACAGTGAATTTGACAAGGATAAACTTTTGGCAATGCTTAATAGGGTGCGTGACACGATACACAACCAGCCAAACCGCGCTAAATATGCCATGAACAATTTTATTATGTCTGTTGGCATTTCGTATTTGCCGCTTCATGAAGAAGCAAAGAAAATTGCGGAGGAGGTAGGAAAGGTAGATGTCTTTATGGGCAAAAAACTCTGTCAGACGAATGTTGCAATAGAATATATTCAAAATAGAGTTGATAAAGGAAAACTAGGATTTAAACGTAAACATGTAAGATGTTAGGGTTAAAGAAGCTTTCAGACAATTGGCTTCAGTTAAATATTAAGTTGATTGATGGAAATGTAATAAAAGTTGCATGCAAGAATATA
This DNA window, taken from Clostridium estertheticum, encodes the following:
- a CDS encoding DNA alkylation repair protein; translation: MELNEIMDELKSLGKERMKKIYMSNGAKEPVFGVTINDMKPIFKKIKYNQSLAEQLYATGNYDAMYLAGMIAEPKKMVEEDFNRWIDGAYFYMISDFIVAVTLAETDIAFSVADRWIDSGKELEVAAGWSCYDWLLGTRKDSEFDKDKLLAMLNRVRDTIHNQPNRAKYAMNNFIMSVGISYLPLHEEAKKIAEEVGKVDVFMGKKLCQTNVAIEYIQNRVDKGKLGFKRKHVRC